The Agrobacterium cucumeris genome has a segment encoding these proteins:
- a CDS encoding bifunctional aconitate hydratase 2/2-methylisocitrate dehydratase gives MNLYLDYLAEIKSREQQGLAPKPIDDGALTAEIIALIKDAGSEYRTDALKFFIYNSLPGTTSAAGVKAAFLKEIILGEAVVPEITPTFALELLSHMKGGPSVEVLLDITLGDDAALAEQAGEVLKTQVFLYDADMFRLRDAFKAGNAVAKGVLESYAKAEFFTKLPDVEDEIKVVTFIAAEGDISTDLLSPGNQAHSRSDRQLHGQCMITPEAQAEIVALQKQHPDKRVMMIAEKGTMGVGSSRMSGVNNVALWTGKQASPYVPFVNFAPVVAGTNGISPIFATTVDVTGGIGINLKNWVKKLGEDGKPILNNDGNPILEQKYSVETGTVLKIDAKNRKLRDESGNELVDVAAAFTPQKMEFMKAGSSYAIVFGKKLQTFAAQTLGIEATPVFAPNKEIAIEGQGLTAVEKIFNRNAVGVTPGKVLHAGSDVRVKVNIVGSQDTTGLMTAQELEAMAATVISPLVDGAYQSGCHTASVWDKKAQANIPKLMSFMNNFGVITARDPKGVYHSMTDVIHKVLNDITVDDWAIIIGGDSHTRMSKGVAFGADSGTVALALATGEATMPIPQSVKVTFKGTMQPHMDFRDVVHATQAQMLKQHGDNVFQGRIIEVHIGTLLADQAFTFTDWTAEMKAKASICISEDETLIESLEIAKSRIQIMIDKGMDNAAQTLKGLIAKADQRIAEIRSGEKPALTPDDNAKYFAEVVVDLDVIDEPMIADPDVNNADVSRRYTHDTIRPVSYYGGTKKVDLGFVGSCMVHKGDMKIVAQMLKNIEKAEGKVEFKAPLVVAAPTYNIIDELKAEGDWEILQKYSGFEFDDLKPKTTNRTEYENILYLERPGCNLCMGNQEKAEKGDTVLATSTRLFQGRVVEDTAEKKGESLLASTPVVVLSAILGRTPSAEEYKAAVEGIDLTKFTPSKGTPIDSLSVHY, from the coding sequence ATGAACCTTTACTTGGATTACCTGGCTGAGATCAAAAGCAGAGAACAACAAGGGCTCGCACCCAAGCCGATTGATGACGGCGCATTGACCGCCGAAATCATTGCGCTGATCAAGGATGCCGGTAGCGAATACCGGACGGACGCCCTCAAATTCTTCATCTACAACTCCCTGCCGGGCACCACGAGTGCTGCGGGCGTCAAGGCTGCGTTTCTGAAGGAGATCATCCTTGGCGAAGCGGTCGTGCCAGAGATCACGCCCACCTTCGCGCTGGAACTGCTGTCGCACATGAAGGGTGGCCCTTCCGTCGAAGTGCTGCTCGACATCACGCTCGGTGATGACGCGGCACTTGCCGAGCAGGCGGGTGAGGTTCTGAAGACCCAGGTCTTCCTTTATGACGCCGACATGTTCCGGCTGCGCGATGCCTTCAAGGCAGGCAATGCCGTCGCCAAGGGCGTGCTTGAAAGCTATGCCAAGGCTGAATTCTTCACCAAGCTTCCGGATGTGGAAGACGAGATCAAGGTCGTGACCTTCATCGCCGCCGAAGGCGATATTTCGACCGACCTTCTGTCGCCCGGCAACCAGGCGCATTCGCGCTCCGACCGCCAGCTGCACGGCCAGTGTATGATCACGCCGGAAGCGCAGGCGGAAATCGTCGCGCTTCAGAAGCAGCATCCCGACAAGCGGGTGATGATGATCGCCGAAAAGGGCACGATGGGCGTCGGCTCGTCACGCATGTCCGGCGTCAACAACGTGGCGCTGTGGACCGGCAAGCAGGCCAGCCCCTATGTGCCCTTCGTCAATTTCGCACCCGTCGTTGCCGGCACCAACGGCATCTCGCCGATCTTCGCCACTACCGTCGACGTGACGGGCGGCATTGGCATCAACCTGAAAAACTGGGTGAAAAAGCTCGGTGAAGACGGCAAGCCGATCCTCAACAATGACGGCAACCCGATCCTCGAGCAGAAATATTCGGTCGAGACCGGCACTGTCCTGAAGATCGACGCCAAGAACCGCAAGCTTCGCGACGAAAGCGGCAATGAGCTGGTTGACGTTGCCGCCGCCTTCACGCCCCAGAAGATGGAATTCATGAAGGCCGGCAGCTCCTACGCCATCGTCTTCGGCAAGAAGCTCCAGACCTTTGCGGCTCAGACGCTCGGCATCGAGGCGACTCCGGTCTTTGCTCCGAACAAGGAAATCGCGATCGAAGGTCAGGGCCTCACCGCCGTTGAGAAGATCTTCAACCGCAACGCCGTCGGCGTGACCCCCGGCAAGGTGCTGCATGCCGGTTCGGACGTTCGCGTCAAGGTCAACATCGTCGGCTCGCAGGATACGACCGGCCTGATGACCGCGCAGGAACTTGAGGCGATGGCGGCAACCGTCATTTCGCCGCTGGTGGATGGCGCCTATCAGTCGGGCTGCCACACGGCCTCCGTCTGGGACAAGAAGGCGCAGGCGAATATTCCGAAGCTCATGTCCTTCATGAACAATTTCGGCGTCATCACCGCGCGCGACCCGAAGGGCGTCTATCATTCGATGACGGACGTGATCCACAAGGTGCTGAACGACATCACCGTGGATGACTGGGCGATCATCATCGGCGGCGACAGCCATACGCGCATGTCCAAGGGCGTCGCCTTCGGCGCCGACTCGGGCACGGTGGCGCTGGCGCTGGCGACGGGTGAGGCGACCATGCCGATCCCGCAATCGGTCAAGGTCACCTTCAAGGGCACGATGCAGCCGCATATGGACTTCCGCGACGTCGTGCATGCGACGCAGGCGCAGATGCTGAAGCAGCATGGCGATAACGTGTTCCAGGGCCGCATCATCGAAGTCCATATCGGCACGCTGCTCGCCGACCAGGCCTTCACCTTCACCGACTGGACGGCCGAGATGAAGGCCAAGGCGTCGATCTGTATCTCTGAGGACGAGACGCTGATCGAGTCGCTGGAGATCGCCAAGTCGCGCATCCAGATCATGATCGACAAGGGCATGGACAATGCCGCCCAGACACTGAAGGGCCTGATCGCCAAGGCGGATCAGCGTATTGCCGAAATCCGCTCGGGCGAAAAGCCTGCCTTGACCCCCGACGACAATGCGAAATATTTCGCCGAAGTCGTTGTGGATCTGGATGTCATCGACGAACCGATGATCGCCGACCCCGACGTCAACAATGCCGATGTCTCCCGGCGTTACACCCATGATACGATCCGTCCGGTGTCCTATTACGGCGGCACCAAGAAGGTCGATCTGGGCTTCGTCGGTTCGTGCATGGTGCATAAGGGCGACATGAAGATCGTCGCCCAGATGTTGAAGAACATCGAGAAGGCCGAAGGCAAGGTCGAGTTCAAGGCGCCGCTCGTCGTTGCCGCGCCGACCTACAACATCATCGACGAGCTGAAGGCGGAAGGGGATTGGGAAATCCTGCAGAAGTATTCCGGCTTCGAATTCGACGACCTGAAGCCGAAGACCACCAACCGCACCGAATACGAGAACATCCTCTATCTGGAGCGCCCGGGCTGCAACCTGTGCATGGGCAACCAGGAGAAGGCGGAAAAGGGCGATACCGTTCTGGCAACCTCGACCCGCCTGTTCCAGGGCCGCGTCGTGGAAGACACGGCTGAAAAGAAGGGTGAATCGCTTCTGGCCTCGACCCCGGTCGTCGTCCTGTCGGCAATCCTTGGCCGCACGCCGAGTGCGGAAGAGTATAAGGCAGCCGTCGAAGGGATCGATCTGACCAAGTTCACCCCGTCGAAGGGCACGCCGATCGATTCCCTCTCGGTCCATTATTGA